caatggaaatcaaaatcattagcccattaaggtctggattcagaatcatactcaaaatcaaagtggaaaatgagaacataggctgatccaacttctgtggaaattcttcaagacgattcaaaatgaggctcagtagtgtgtgtggcctccacgtgcctgtatgcactccctacaacgtctgggcatgctcctgatgagacgacggatggtctcctgagggatctcctcccagacctggatcagggcatcggtcaactcctggacagtctgtggtgcgacatcgcgttggcggatggtacgagacatgatatcccagaggtgctcgattggattcaggtctggggaacgtgcaggccagtccatagcatcaatgccctcgacatacaggaactgctgacacactctggccacatgaggacgagcattgtcatgcatgagcaggaacccagggcccactgcaccagcatatggtctgacaatgggtctgaggatctcatcccggtacctaatggcagtcatggtacctctggctagcacgtagaggtctgtgcggccctccaaggatatgcctccccagaccatcactgacccaccgccaaaccggtcatgctggaggatgttgcaggcagcagaacgttctccacagcgtctccagactctctcacgtctgtcacatgtgttcagtgtgaacctgctctcatctgtgcagagcacagggcgccaatggcgaatctgccaaccaagatgttctctggcaaaggtcaatcgggctgcacgatgttgggctgtgagcacaggccccaattgtggacgtcgggccctcataccatcctcatgcattctgtttctcactgtttgagcagaaacctgcacattagtggcctgttgaaggtcgttttgtagggctccggcagtgctcctcctgttcctccttgcacaaaggaccagatagcggtcctgctgcggggttgttgtcctcctgcggccccctccacgtctcctggtgtactggcctgtctcctggtacctcctccatgctctggacactgtgctgggagacacatcaaatcttcttgccacagcatgcattgatgtgccatcctggatgagctgcactacctgagcaacttctgtaggttgcagataccgcctcatgccacctctagtggtgagggcactagcaaaatgaaaaactaaccaaagatcggccagaaaagatgaggacaggcaaatggtctgtggccaccacctgcatatccattccttttataggggttgtcttgcaaattgtctaatttccacctggtggaaattagacaatttaccaacaggtgaaattgagtcacaaatcagtgttgcttcctacctGGACAGGTTGATgactcaaaagtgtgattgacttggagctacattgcattgcttatgtgttccctttatttttttgagcagtgtagtaacgatcgcggatgaataggctcggtagcccttggctaacgggtcggaccctttagtcgactggttaacgttgtcgcccgcggtgcggaagatccgggttcgcgacccggctgtgacggtccggccgggctgccccttgaattcgctatattggtgtcagaagggggaatggtgagaccgtgaggccatcggaagcgcatgcgcccagaggcgagaGGGCAtcgggagttgatatgctgaagcgcggggacgcgcgtcccgaaggaggggggtagtgtaacgtgcacggataagtagacacgttagccttggctaacgggtcggaccatttagtcgactggttaacgttgtcgcccgcttgCCTACGTGGCTGGCCTGCCAAGGTGGATGACAGGCTGCTCCCCTACCATAAAGTGCGCGACAAGCTCTCCTGCTCGGGGGAGGTGTGCCTCTCCCGTGGCCACCGCGCCATTGTACCAGAGACTCTAAGGGCCAGAGTGCTGCAAATGGCACATGATGGGCGTCTGGGGGTGGTCAAGGTGAAGAGCGCTGCAGAGACACCATGTGGTGGCCTCACATAGACTGTGACGCAGAGGAGCTGGTGCGTAACTGCACCTGCTGCATTCTGAGTGGGAAAACCAGCCAGCCTACCACAGCACCCCACACTCCAACCCCGTGGCCGTCCATGCCATGGGAGCACATCCAGATCGACCTCTGTGGAGAGCTCCACAGGGCACCCGCGCATGCCCGCTACTTGCTGGTCGTGCATGACCTTCACTCGAAGTGGCCAGAGGCCATCGAACTGGGCTCCGTCacctcacacaccatcatcaACCGCCTCAACAAGGTGTTTGAGTGCTGGGGCCTGCCCAGTGCCATCACGACGGACAATGGACCCCAATTTGCATCGGCGTAGTTCTCAGAGTTCCTGTCACTGCGGTCCATCAAGCACATCAGGACAGCAGTGTACCACCCGGAGAGTAACGGAGGGGTGGAAAGACTGAACAAAACTCTCAAGAATTGAATTAGAGCCTGTCTGgaggaagggaaaaccttcagcacTGCACTCAGCCAAACTCTCCTGACCATCCGGGCATCCAAGCACTCCACCACGGGGGTGACACTGGCTCTAAAGCAACCACTGGACAGCTTGAGAGCGGAGCCAGCCACCGCACACGAGAGCATAGGGCTCCAGAAAGCCAGAACTCAGGTCCGAAGCTCACAGGCCCGGATGAAACAGAGGTTCGATGCCTCCCGCCGAGtacagactctctctctgtctgtgggggaCTGGGTCAGGATCAAACACGCCCACTGCCAGAACTAGCTGTGGTCATACTGGTCGGAGCCCCATCAGGTGACTCAGCAGCTGGGACCGGCTACCTACAGACTGGACGATGGAACTCATTGGCACTCAAACTGCCTGCATCGGGTTGTAGCCCCTACAAACCCTGCATCATCCCCGTCCCCAGCTGCTGCTCTCAGTTGGCAGCCCAGACCGGAGGCAAACCAGGTGGGTGGTAACCCACCACCATTGCCAGGCCCTGCTCCCCAGCCTGCTCACCCTCAAGAGGGTGAGGGTTCCGCCTGTCTGGCACAGGGACTATGTTACGAATGGTTAAGGGACATCTAGGGTAGGGATTgatatgttatgctatgttatgttatgttatgttactttctcaagggggggggggaatgttgtgTCTGGTTGGCTGGTGTTATGCccaagtctgacttgtatggttgagcactagcagttactgtgcctttgaGAGGGGCAGGGGGCAGTCTGATTTACAGCAAGGTGAAAAGTGTCATAAGTTGatgatgttggttaagtaaaaTTTATGAACGTGGCTCccagtgtggtcattgactgaacataataaGAGATTTACTCAGTAatggggttacacacacacacacacacacacacacacacacacacacacacacacacacacacacacacacacacacacacacacacacacacacacacacacacacacacacaccttaatagaactctttgacacacttaaatgcaccaaggtcaacaaagatctgctacatttacatgacacaTTTCTTAGCAGAAAatgcagtttctttttttttaactttattttccaattttcaagtttttttggaacaggtatacaaggcacacgaacaacaacaacaacaacaacaacaacaacaacaatagaaGCGTGtaggaatccccctcccccccaaggctcaaaaaaaattttaaaaaaaggaatgcatggatttcttattccaattccacataataaccatatttttgaagacgatataaagttgtacacatatatctataagtattgtcgttacaaccatgtaaataaaaagtacattcaataaaagggaaaaccttcaataaagtctatgaaaggactccaggtcaaagtaaagtttttgcgggttttacatattttatattggagcttttctaaaggtagaaaggacagcacctccctcaaccactgcaaaaatgatggagctttattccacttccagttaaatagaataagtctgcgtgctagtaatgaggcaaatgccctgcaaagttgtgaccttacagttagggggtggtatgccaaagatggctgtgtgaaaatcagggtttatagtctgtttacagatatgtgagaatacattaaatatctgttccCAATAACTGTtcagggaggggcatgcccagaacatgtgtcccaccgaggctggactatgactgcactTTGGACAcccagggctgtggtgggaaagattctggcaagcttatcccccgagtagtgaagacggtgaagcaccttatactgaattaacccatgtcgtatacacaatgaggacgtatgtatacgagttaagctgtcccgccatgcctcttcagaaagctctacacccaaatctctctcccatgcagtttttgttttgtcccaggatatctgtttcaatccctgtatcagtgtgtaaattatagagacccgtttttccccaaagggatccatctctagaataacatctaattggctcctgggtggcagacacggaaatgagggaaacactttcttggcaaaactacggatttgaaggtatctaaaaaaaatgggatctgggtatgttatggtctttggtaagtgtttcaaatgaggtgaatgttccgtCTTTAAATAGATCGCAGAAAAACACctgtccatttctatgccaatgttgaaatgaattatctaacacagatgacgagaagaattgattatttgctactggaaaaagaccgctagcatgctttaatccaaaatacCTCCTAAACTGTAGCCACACCtcaagtgaagctttaaccaccgagtttgttatttgtatgttacgattatgtggtagtagagaggtgaatatcagtaaaggattggataagagttccacgTGAACCCAATCTGTGCCCTGTTTattcttatatgtaaatgcccaatgtaaaagttttacaatgtccgcagcccagtagtaacaaataaagttaggcaagcctaatccccctgtctccttagggacctctaagtatattttcttcatcctggggtttgaattgttccagatgaatgatgaaattaatctatctaattgttgaaaagttgtcttaggtatgaatatgggtatcatttgaaaaagatagagaaatctggttaagactgtcattttaactatattaatgcggcccgctaatgaaatggGTAGcactgaccactttttaaaatcttgttttgttcgttctattagtgttttaaagttatggtaacctccccattgtatgggtgactttgattcctaaatatgtaaatacattatgttcaagtttaaatggaaagctagagtagtctctatcaatgtggttaatcggaaaaagcaagctctttgaatagcttatcttataacctgacaggcgaccaaagttatccggggtaagtaatagtcttggtatagattctatgaggttggatatatatatatatatatatataacaacaggtcatctgcataaagtgataccttatgcaatttaccacctcgtgagatatctttaatgccatcctctgccctaagagctatagcgagtggctcaattgccaaattgaacaggtaaggagagaggctgcagccctgtctgcagcccctatggagtgaaaaataatcagaaataatattattcgtccccactgcggctgtcggtgagcaatacaatattttaacccatgctaggaatgaggacccaaagccaaacctttctagaacagcaaatagatattgccctTCGAtgtggtcaaatgccttctcagcatctaaagaaatcactgcttctgtctgttgtggttacaccgccccgagctgccttcccggcacgttcaagccactcccccagctcggacgtgccggaaacatccgagcgctcggctcgcgctctgagaagacgagagctgcactgcaccaggtgtttgccatcgtccatcaggcacacctgtggcaatcaggcagccctctacaagaagtctcccagaacgccactccgtgcttcgacgtactgaaccctgcggtaaagttctgacaagccctccagcgttccttgcattctgtttattccccagtgtcttatcttcgtgtctctgcttcctcccaagactcttcctccgcgacttccacggctccccgcgtctccctcgtccccagcgaccttcacgttttcccccggacctctcctgcgatctacccccttgtccctctacctggacccctcctttcggactcgacttcccggatctcggacccggacttcctcggacaacccctcttggatcacggactggactttcttgccaggtgcacgcacattatttcaacacctcgtagtcatttacataccgcaccacacaggctaaaaacactcacacatagttatacacgcaaaccacgggacactacagtttattcacacatcccactaacagaacgtttttcgcaccatacatttccctcccagaataaaaccaccttttgggattttgaagtcatcctgtgtctgtctgtcttgggtttcgccacacgggtcgggttctggtgcgcgagcataacagaacgtcgaagccattatggacccaggcaaacccaaggagcagacggtccctgtgacgccccagagccccgtccccctagaggcagtagtaagaagttacagctgccaacttgcctctccactcagagcttattactgccttcacccgtgtcaccggagagatcagcgatcttcagtccggctcccaggccgcgacgagcgcgtcagacgccctctccgcgcagatcgctgcactctcaacagcggtctccgggatgagcgaccaccctgctctggcctcGGTCtatgcccccagctcggcctccggttgccccgttcctggtcccgacgttccccctcctccgagtcaacccccggtgcgagcctaacctgccctgccccaaggccttcggtggggagttcgagctgtgcaggagtTTCCTTGGTCattgtgagctcctgttcaaacaccagacaGCCAGGTATAGggcaggagagaccaaggtagcccttgttatgtccctcctcaccgacaaagccctcagctgggccatagcggcggttggccataccgagcggctcgcctcggactatggtgccttccgccgcgagttcaatctggtgttcgaccacccagctgacgggcaggacgctgccagtcgcctccattccatccagcagggagccaggtcggtggcagattattccttggaggtgaggatactcgcggcagacagtgggtgggatgacactgcgctcaagagcgcgtacaggagggggctgagcgagcccatcaaagatctcatcgttcgggaccgccctgcctccttcaacgagctcgtcaccatCGCCTtcctgatggacgaacggctgcgggagcggagCCAGGAACGGGCcccgcgcactggcccctcccatagaccaacccccgtccgttcaaccggtgccttccctgggtcagcgtcccgtgggctctctccaccctcacactccccctcgcaaccctgggtggcttctagatcaaggccggaggaggagcccatgcagttgggtcggtcacggctcccgctggaggttggggagcagaggatgcgtgaccacctctgcctctactgcgggaggtcgggccactacatcaaggcctgcccgactcgcccaaaagacccggctccctagcgaggggtgtcctagtgagccttacgacccttcctcagccccagcccaagaaggagcacaaccagcttttcccggtcactctcacctggggtaacgactcactgtctattggtgcactcctggattcgggggcggacgagtgtttgatggacatctcgctggcccggcaggccggcattccactcgtccccctagacacacccctcactgccctagatggtcgttcacttggtaagatcacacacagcactgcttccctcactctttcgggtaatcacgtggaagctatgcgttttttggttttgcgcgcccctggtgttaggaagaccgtggttggaacggcacgatccctacatctcttggtctactgggcggactTTGGGTTGGAGAGTTGCGtgccatgccaactgccttcgctccgtccagcggcctcacaCCCGTGCCTCCTCCCGCGGATCTCACTGGTggtcctcccatttatcacgatttagcccctgtatttagtcaggacagtgcactttccctcccccctcaccgtccctatgattgtgccatagatctctttcccgggaccgcccttcccaccggtcgattgtataacctctccgtcccggagaaggaggctatgcgcaattatcagcctcaggaatcataaggccctcgtcttccccggtggcagcgggcttcttttttgtggcaaagaaggagggcagccttaGGCCTTGCAtggattatcgaatgttaaatgacatcacggtgaaaaataaatatccactcccccttatgagttccacgttcgagccactcactcacgccacggtgttcaccaagctagacctgctcagcacgtaccacctggtgcacatccgggaaggggatgaatggaagacggccttcaacacccacctagggcatttcgagtacctcgttatgcccttcgacctcaccaacgccccggccgtcttccaggcgttggtcaacgacgtgctccgggacatgctgaacacgttcgcggtggtgtacctggatgacatcctcgtgttctccaggactgaggaggaacaccaccagcatgtccgcctggtcctccaacggctgctggagaacaggctcttcgtgaaagccgagaagtgcgtgttccactccgcctccgtggagttccttggccacatcgtggagaaggggctcgtccgcaccgaccccaggaagccccgagcggtggaggagtgggcacggcccaccaacaggacgcaactccagtgcttcttggggtttgcaaacttctaccggcgcttcatcagggggttcagccgtgtggtcgccccccctcactgcactcacctccgccccttctggacctcggaggcagaggccgccttctcggccctgaagacggctccggtgctcgcccacccggacccgtgcaggcagttcatcgtggacacgggcatcggagccgtcctctcccagcggtcggaggaggaccagaagatccacccgtgcgccttctcctGTCATTTCAGTCCTGCGACATCGGCAACTGGGacttgctggctgtccacgccgccctagaggagtggagacactggctggagggagcaaggCAGCCGTTCAtcatatggtccgatcacaagaacctgacctacgtgcggacggctaagaggctcaaccccaggcaggcgcgctgggctctcttcttcagccggttcgacttcagcctcacctaccgcccgggcaccaagaacgtcagggcagacgccctctcctgtctgtttcccgaggggtcccctgacgccccaaacaccatccttcccccggcccgggtggtgggtgtcgtcacctgggccatcgaatcggtggtgagaagtgttatgtatggatgaggctattctaccagtgaccactgggtggcacctgtattctatattgctgttgtctgggttgtaaccaacagaagaagagttcatagtaaagcatggaaatgaacagccgtgtgtgcgttgtggtccctgcatcgtgtgtgaaattgtttacaccatagtgttattagccagctacattatataaattggcgacgagatgtggagtagaaacttttaggcaccaaagtagccctgaaaagggaagttttctacttgtttgggcgaagtcatccacgcagttgtagcggagaagaaagggaaaaggAACCAGAAGGACTCATCATGGCGGGAATTATTGGCGGTATGGAACCATTTGAGGAATCCGGTGAACAATGGGCAACGTATATTGAGCGTTTTGAGAATTATATCCTGGCTAATGAGATCAGGGATGCTAAGAAGGTGCCGGTTctattgagtgtgatagggccaaaGACCTAGGGATTATTGCGCAGTCTGATTGCTCCAGATAAGCCTGGGGAGAAGTCGTATGGTGACATTGTAAaggtgttgaaaggacatttcgcccccaaaccgatagtgatagcagagagatTCCGTTTCCACAAGAGGAATCAGGAGCACGGTGAGTCGGTGGCTCGGTATGTTGCTGTGCTTAAAGGACTTTCCGAGCATTGAGTTTGGTGGCTGCTTAGAGGATGCACTGcgggacaggtttgtttgtggacTGAAAAGTGAAACGGTTCAGAAGCGCCTGTTGACCGAGGACAATTTGACCTTTCAGAAAGCGGTCACTTATGCAGTTTCAGCAGAAACAGTGGCGCGTGACGCACAACAGTTGAGCGGCTCGTTAAAGGTAAATGCCGTTCTCTCTCAAACATCCCATGCCAAATGCAGGCGGTGTGGAAAGACAAATCATAGTGGCGATAACTGTTGGTATAAAGAGAGACTGCCATCAATGCGGCAGGAAAGGCCACGTTGGTCGCATGTGTAAAAGTAAACCCAAGAATGACTATggcagagagaggaaatacagagaagggaaaccggagtttaaaggcaaaagcaacacatccaaacacagtgggagagacaagaaagtgcattgtgtggaggccagtgacaatgaaagtacaagtgaagggactaaatctgacaatgataacaaattgccatgttatgcactgtttcttaagggtaaatattcacgtatatttgtgttacctgaaataaatggtaagaaaattgaaatggaattagacacaggggctgctgtatctttaatttcatgggaacagtataaaagtacaatgaaaaaggtgccgttgcagcctactgatgtagtccttgggacgtatacaggtgaacctttgttaccagaaggggttaatgtgaaagtaaacctgaataagcaaacagctgagttaccattgtatgttgtaaaagtgaatgcagctccactatttggtagagagtggctgagagctattaagcttaactggaaaggcttaaaaactgtgtatggtgtacaacttgaaaagaaAGACAATTTAGATGCTGTACTAAAGCGGCATTCTGCTGTGTTCTCGGATGGGTTGGGTTCAACGAAAGACATTAAGGCAAGAGTGACTCTTAAACCTGATAGCATACCCAAATTCTGCCCACCACGTAATGTGCCCTATGCTCTGAGATCCAAAGTAGAGGCTGAACTGACCCGCCTCACTGACCTTGGCGTGATCTCACCAGTGGAGCATAGTGACTGGGCCACATCCGTAGTTCCTGTCAACAAGAAGGATGGCACGGTGAGACTTTGGTGATTTCAAAGTCACCCTCAACCAAGCACTCTGTGTGGACAAGTATCCTATTCCACACATTGAGGATCTCTTTGCATCGCTAGCTCGAGGTCAACGCTTCAGTAAACTGGACTTGTCAAACGCATACCTACAGATGGAGGTAGTGGAGGAGTCGAGGAAGCTACTGACTATTTCCACACTGAAAGGACTTTTCTGCTACAACCGCTTGCCCTTCGGTATTGCGTCGGCACCAGCGTTGTTCCAGAAGGCTATGGATCAAGTGCTCGTTGGATTGCCATTCACGCACTGTTATCTCGATGACATTCTGgttagtgggccagatgaagagacccacctgaaagccctggacgacgttctcacgagactggaggagtatggtctccatgtcaaaaaggataagtgcatgtttttccaggagtcagtagagtatctaggtcatatcatcgatgctgccgggctccacaagtcgccagagaaggaacgcactgttgtggaggcaccggcacccaccaacgttagccaactacgctcgctcctaggaatgataaactactatggacgtttcatcccggacctggcaaccatcctgcaatcactgaacgcactgctgcacaaagggaagaaatggcagtggactacagcttgtgaggcagcgttccgaaaagtgaaagagctcatggtatctcagaaggtgctaacccactacaaccctgagctgcccctccgtctagcctgtgacgcttcaccctatggggtaggggctgtactctctcacgtcatgcctgatggtgtagagaaacctatcgcttatgcgtcaagaacactcagcaaagcagagcagaactACGCCCAGATTGAGCGAGAGGCGCTGGGGATAGTCTTTGGCATACGTAAGTTTCACCAGTATCTCTATGGTAACAAGTTCACTCTACTCACAGACCATTGCCCGCTGACCTCCATTCTTAGTCCAGCGAGGAGTACGCCGTCGATGGCCGCAGCCCGCATGCAGCGCTGGGCGCTCCTCTTGTCAGCACATGATTACACTATAGAGTATCGTAAGGCTTCAGCACATACTAATGCAGATGGACTGTCAAGGTTGCCACTTCCGGACACTCACGATGACAAGATAGACACCGTAGATATGTTTTACATGTCCCAGTTAGACACACTACCAATCAGTACCACGGATATCCGAAACAACACTAGATCTGACCCTACACTGTCTCACGTACTAGAGATGGTCACTACTGGACATTTTCCGAACACGAAAAACACAGATACTGAACTGTCTGTTTTCCTGACTCGTCAAAATGACCTCACAATCCAACAGGGATGCCTCATGTGGGGCACACGAGTGGTAGTGCCACCCAAGCTACGGCACCGGGTGCTCAACgagctacatacagcacacccaggggtagtgaggatgaaaagcttggcacggtcgtatgtctggtggccaggtattgactctcagatcgagctccaggccaaatcctgccactcatgccagcgtagtcagagagaaccgagtcttgcccctctacatccatggatgtggccttccagtccttgggaaaggattcacgtggactttgctggtccatttgaaggacacatgtatcttgtggtagtagatgctcattctaaatggcccgagatgcaaatcatggatagcaccacagcaagcaaga
The window above is part of the Lampris incognitus isolate fLamInc1 chromosome 6, fLamInc1.hap2, whole genome shotgun sequence genome. Proteins encoded here:
- the LOC130114493 gene encoding LOW QUALITY PROTEIN: uncharacterized protein K02A2.6-like (The sequence of the model RefSeq protein was modified relative to this genomic sequence to represent the inferred CDS: inserted 2 bases in 1 codon), with the protein product MLLCLKDFPSIEFGGCLEDALRDRSKVEAELTRLTDLGVISPVEHSDWATSVVPVNKKDGTVRLXGDFKVTLNQALCVDKYPIPHIEDLFASLARGQRFSKLDLSNAYLQMEVVEESRKLLTISTLKGLFCYNRLPFGIASAPALFQKAMDQVLVGLPFTHCYLDDILVSGPDEETHLKALDDVLTRLEEYGLHVKKDKCMFFQESVEYLGHIIDAAGLHKSPEKERTVVEAPAPTNVSQLRSLLGMINYYGRFIPDLATILQSLNALLHKGKKWQWTTACEAAFRKVKELMVSQKVLTHYNPELPLRLACDASPYGVGAVLSHVMPDGVEKPIAYASRTLSKAEQNYAQIEREALGIVFGIRKFHQYLYGNKFTLLTDHCPLTSILSPARSTPSMAAARMQRWALLLSAHDYTIEYRKASAHTNADGLSRLPLPDTHDDKIDTVDMFYMSQLDTLPISTTDIRNNTRSDPTLSHVLEMVTTGHFPNTKNTDTELSVFLTRQNDLTIQQGCLMWGTRVVVPPKLRHRVLNELHTAHPGVVRMKSLARSYVWWPGIDSQIELQAKSCHSCQRSQREPSLAPLHPWMWPSSPWERIHVDFAGPFEGHMYLVVVDAHSKWPEMQIMDSTTASKTITVLRGLFSRHGLPHILVSDNGPQFCSEEFATFLKANGVKHIRSAPYHPATNGLAERFVQTFKHALKSSRGAAPTHSSNAVHNTPRPDTLQSVSLSLFVITGRGSKSGHKEL